One Heyndrickxia oleronia genomic window, TATTACTACTATGTAACCCTCATAATCCAACAGGGAGATTATGGACGAGGCAAGAGTTAAAGGATATTGTTGAGCTTTGTGAGAAGCATCATGTGATGATTATTTCGGATGATATTCATATGGATATTACTTATCGGGATCAAAACTATATTCCGATTACAAGTGTAGCAAGTAATTTGGACAATATCTTTATTTGTTCATCGGCTAGTAAAACGTTTAACACACCTGGTTTAGGCGGCTCCTATTCCATTATTCCAAATGAAACAATAAGGGAACAATTTTTACAGTTACTGAAATATAGAGATGGGGTTTCCAATGCTAGTATTTTTGGAGAAATTGCTATTATAGAAGGATATCGACAATCAGGCTATTGGGTTGATGAGCTTTGTTCATATTTGTATAATAATATGAAAATAGTCAAAAAATTTATAGATGAAGAATTACTAGATCTACATTTTACTATCCCAGAATCTACTTATTTAGCCTGGATTGATTGTTCAAATTTACGCATAACATCAAACGATCTTCAGCAAGCACTTATAAATGTAGGAAAAGTCGGGATTATGTCAGGGGAAGTGTATGGAGAGAATAGAGGGGTCTTTTTAAGGATGAATGTAGGATGTCCTCAAACAAAATTAGTGGAAGGCTTAGAACGTTTAAAGCGTTCGGTACGATCTTTATCCCTTTCCAACCCTTGATGAAATAGAGCATAGTGTTTCTTAATCATGTAAAGGTGATGAGTATGCAGTCCTTTATGAAGCAGTTAGTACAGCAACGAGATAAATTGAGTCAACTGGAAAAGCAAGTCCTAAATTTCTTTATTCGCTATCCAGAAAAAATTGATTCCCTCAAATTGGAGGATGCAGCGAAGGAGATGTATGTGTCGACAGCAACGATTAGTCGAACATGCAAGAAATTGGGGTATCAAGGCTTTCAAGATTTTAAACTCCAATTGAAATTGTATCGACATGATGTGGGCGATTCAAAACATCACGAACCTTCTGCATCTCTTTCTGCTCACATCAGTAGATATGAACAGGATATGCATGAAGCATTAAAAAGAATAGATGAAAATCTTCTTAAACAAGCTAATAGTATGATTAAACGTGCAAAGCAGATTGAATGGTTCGGAGTCGGCCATTCTTATTCCGTCTGCTTGGATGCATCGAAAAAGTTAATCATGTTAGGAAAACGAAGTATGGCACGGACGGACTGGGATGACTTAAGGTACGCGGCATTGAATTTAACAAAAGACGATCTGGCTATTTTTGTTTCTAATAGTGGTGAAACCTTGAATATCCTCGAATATGCCCATCTAGTCAAAAAACAAGGAACACCCATACTCTCACTCGTTGGAACAAAGCACAACCGCCTATCAGAACTATCCGATTTTGTCTTCTACACACCAATCAAAAACTATTACCACGGAGAAATAGACATGTGCTCTCGTGCTCCATTCAACATTTTCTTAGACTTATTGCTTTTGGAATACGGAAGCTAGGGGACGGTTCTCCTGCTTCTTTTTTTATGTTATTTGAGAGAGATTTGCACCCGGTTGGTTAATTGTGTAAATTTATAGTAATCGATCGATTAAAAAGACGCTAAGTTGAAGGAAAAATTATAAGATTTCACTGTAATTTCCAGGGCTAGTAAATCGGATGAAGCACCCGATCTGCTTTTTTTTACATGAGTGCAGGATGTACCTGAACGTGTAGGCCCTAATTTATGACTACAGTTCTTATGTATGATATTATTTTAATGTGTGAATGACTATTCAGAGAAACCTACTTTATTTCGTAATCGTGGGTTCAGATATTCTGTATTAATGAACGAAAGCGAAGCATGAGAACCGTCCCCATGCTTACGTGATTGGAGGAGTAATAAATGAGTCAAATGCAAAAACAAATTAAGCTTGCAAGACGTCCTGTTGGAACGCCTTCGATGGAGGATTTTGCTTTTATTGAGGCACCAATTGGAGCACCATCAGCTGGTGAAGTGTTGGTACGTACCGTATATATTTCGGTTGATCCGTATTTACGTGGAAGGATGCAGGATGTTAAATCGTATATTCCTCCATTTCAATTAAATGAGGTTATTACAAGTGGAGTAATTGGCCAGGTTGTAGAATCGAAATCGGAGCATTTTTCTAAAGGCGATGTAATAATTGGCAATCTCGGCTGGCAGGAATATTCAATTGCAAATGAGAGAGAAATTCGGAAAATTGATCCGACACTAGCTCCTGTATCAGCTCATCTAAGTATTATCGGAATGACAGGATTAACGGCGTATTTTGGTCTGCTTGATATTGGTCAACCAAAAGAAGGAGAAACTGTTGTTGTATCCGGAGCCGCTGGTGCAGTGGGATCGGCCGTTGGACAAATTGCGAAAATTAAAGGGGCTCGTGTCGTAGGGATTGCCGGCACAGAAGAAAAATGCCGCTATCTTTTAAATGAGCTTGGATTTGATGCAGTCATTAACTATAAAAAAGAAGATGTTCCTAGTGCGCTAGAAAAGGCATGTCCGAATGGAATCGATGTGTACTTTGATAATGTTGGTGGCTCTATTTCTGATGCTGTGTTCCCACTTCTTAATAAATTTGCACGTATTCCGGTTTGTGGAGCAATTTCTTCCTATAATAAAGTGGAAGCTGATATGGGACCTCGCGTTCAAACTGCACTAATTAAAACAAGTGCCCTAATGAAAGGATTTACACTTGGAGATTACTCTGATCGATTTAAAGAAGGCGGCGCCGCGCTTGCCACATGGTTAAACGAAGGAAAACTTAAATATGAAGAAACCATAACCGAAGGATTCGACCATATAATCGACGCATTCCTTGATCTGTTTACAGGCGCAAATCTCGGAAAACAACTCGTTAAAGTAGCGGATATTGAGTAAAGAAGAAGCAGGGGACGGTTCTCCTGCTTCTTTTTTCATATATTGTTTGATAGATGCTTGTCCTAGCAACTTCATTTCTTTAAGTTATACAATCGAGGTAAATATGAATGGAAGGCAAATTGTGCGATTCACTTGTTATCCTTATGCGAGGACAACAAGGCGGTTCGAGACACTCCAAATGCATAGTTCATAATTAATAATGCGGTTAAGGTTAAATTTATAAAAAGACTGTGCTTTTACTGCTTTTATCAATAAAGGGATTGGTTTTTCAATCATTTCATATATAATAGGTTTAATAATCTCTTCGCCATAAACCTCATAGTACTTCCGCAAAAAATTTTATAGTTCCTTTTAACACCTCAAAATAATACCTATGTTCTAAAAATACTAACCTACCAAAAAAATCTTCTAGTTTGTACCTTATCCTGACTATTAATGTATCCTACCTAAACTGATTTTTACCTACCCTAAATACATCCAAAAAAAAAATTTAATAGAAACGGTGGTCTGATGAATAAATATGAAGGTCCATTTAAGCTGTGGTGATAAACTTGCCTCGCGGTGCTAGAGTGAAAAGTAGAAGTGGAATATATCATATTATGCTTAGGGGAGTAAACAAGCAGGAAATATTTCACGATGATGAGGACTGTATAACATTCTTAGATACGATTAATAGATATAAAGAGAAAGCTGAGTTAACTGTGTATGCTTGGTGCTTGATGAATAATCATGTGCATCTCCTTTTGAAAGAAGGGAATGAGGATATTTCGATAACAATGAAGAGGATAGGCGTGAGCTTTGTTTCGTATTATAACAGGAAATACGAGACAACTGGGCATCTTTTTCAAGATAGGTTCCGTAGTGAAAATGTAGAAAGTATGAGATATTTACTCACCGTAATTCGATATATTCATCAAAACCCAGTTAAAGCGGGAATGGTTCAGCAAGTTGATTTATGGAAGTGGAGCAGCTGTCTCGGCTACTATGGAAAAACAGTTTATCCGAGGATGTTGCTGGATTCTGATGATCTATTAAGTTTATTTTCGTCAGATTTGTCAATTGCACAAGAGAGATTTAAAGAATTTAATGAAAGGAAAAATAATGATGAATGCTTAGAAGAACAAATAAACCAAAGGCGATTATCAGATAATGAAGCAAGGCAAGAGATTAAGAGGCAACTTGGTGGAATTGAATTAGCGCAGGTTAAAAGTCTT contains:
- a CDS encoding NADP-dependent oxidoreductase, producing the protein MSQMQKQIKLARRPVGTPSMEDFAFIEAPIGAPSAGEVLVRTVYISVDPYLRGRMQDVKSYIPPFQLNEVITSGVIGQVVESKSEHFSKGDVIIGNLGWQEYSIANEREIRKIDPTLAPVSAHLSIIGMTGLTAYFGLLDIGQPKEGETVVVSGAAGAVGSAVGQIAKIKGARVVGIAGTEEKCRYLLNELGFDAVINYKKEDVPSALEKACPNGIDVYFDNVGGSISDAVFPLLNKFARIPVCGAISSYNKVEADMGPRVQTALIKTSALMKGFTLGDYSDRFKEGGAALATWLNEGKLKYEETITEGFDHIIDAFLDLFTGANLGKQLVKVADIE
- a CDS encoding REP-associated tyrosine transposase, with amino-acid sequence MKSRSGIYHIMLRGVNKQEIFHDDEDCITFLDTINRYKEKAELTVYAWCLMNNHVHLLLKEGNEDISITMKRIGVSFVSYYNRKYETTGHLFQDRFRSENVESMRYLLTVIRYIHQNPVKAGMVQQVDLWKWSSCLGYYGKTVYPRMLLDSDDLLSLFSSDLSIAQERFKEFNERKNNDECLEEQINQRRLSDNEARQEIKRQLGGIELAQVKSLPREKRNKILRQVKEIDGISQRQAARILGVSPSLIFKA
- a CDS encoding MurR/RpiR family transcriptional regulator, which translates into the protein MQSFMKQLVQQRDKLSQLEKQVLNFFIRYPEKIDSLKLEDAAKEMYVSTATISRTCKKLGYQGFQDFKLQLKLYRHDVGDSKHHEPSASLSAHISRYEQDMHEALKRIDENLLKQANSMIKRAKQIEWFGVGHSYSVCLDASKKLIMLGKRSMARTDWDDLRYAALNLTKDDLAIFVSNSGETLNILEYAHLVKKQGTPILSLVGTKHNRLSELSDFVFYTPIKNYYHGEIDMCSRAPFNIFLDLLLLEYGS
- a CDS encoding MalY/PatB family protein codes for the protein MSNYFDQRINRKGTYCTQWDYIQDRFGVNDLLPFSISDMDYQSPPEILAAIKERMNHGVFGYTRWNHHDFKSSITNWYRARFSAAVETDWIAYAPSVIYSIARIIELVTSEDDHIILQTPAYDAFFPLIRGLNRKLIANPLTYTNGRYELDFFDLEQKLTHKKAKVLLLCNPHNPTGRLWTRQELKDIVELCEKHHVMIISDDIHMDITYRDQNYIPITSVASNLDNIFICSSASKTFNTPGLGGSYSIIPNETIREQFLQLLKYRDGVSNASIFGEIAIIEGYRQSGYWVDELCSYLYNNMKIVKKFIDEELLDLHFTIPESTYLAWIDCSNLRITSNDLQQALINVGKVGIMSGEVYGENRGVFLRMNVGCPQTKLVEGLERLKRSVRSLSLSNP